The proteins below come from a single Saccharopolyspora sp. SCSIO 74807 genomic window:
- a CDS encoding aromatic acid/H+ symport family MFS transporter — MDGLPQRRGGVVAAICFVTIVCDGYDLIVYGTVVPSLLRYEPWGLDATAVGAIASYSLIGMLLGALLVGVTTDLLGRRKLMLASVTWFSLSMGACAVAPTPELFGLFRFLGGIGLGGVIPTAIALTVEFAPPRRRNLVNALMNSGYSVGAVLAAVLGLVLVAGHGFRPMFAIGALPLVLVVPVAWRWLPESVDFLAARGRRAEAERVAAQYGIAVPEPAAATAAGRERFRILLRRPYPRLVAAFAAASFLGQVVVYGLNTWLPEIMRSAGYPLGSSLQFLVALSIGAVAGALVLSTVADRLGARIVVIAAFGVAVLALLILSTNPPTVVLYLAVALAGVGSNGTQIVLNGYIAQRFPAGVRAGALGGILSVGRVGAILGPMLGAFAITAGFGLRGDFYLFVLPAALGMAALLCTPREAAPQPSDRRRSTGRAR; from the coding sequence GTGGACGGCTTACCGCAACGGCGCGGTGGCGTGGTCGCGGCGATCTGCTTCGTGACGATCGTGTGCGACGGCTACGACCTCATCGTCTACGGCACTGTCGTGCCGAGCCTGCTGCGCTACGAGCCGTGGGGCCTGGACGCCACCGCGGTCGGGGCCATCGCGAGCTACTCGCTGATCGGGATGCTGCTGGGCGCGCTGCTGGTCGGTGTGACCACCGACCTGCTCGGCCGCCGCAAGCTGATGCTGGCCAGCGTCACCTGGTTCTCGCTGTCGATGGGCGCGTGCGCGGTGGCGCCGACCCCGGAGCTGTTCGGGCTGTTCCGGTTCCTCGGCGGCATCGGCCTCGGCGGCGTGATCCCCACCGCGATCGCGCTCACCGTCGAATTCGCCCCGCCGCGGCGACGGAATCTGGTCAACGCGCTGATGAACTCCGGCTACTCGGTCGGTGCGGTGCTGGCGGCGGTGCTCGGCCTGGTGCTGGTCGCCGGGCACGGTTTCCGCCCCATGTTCGCGATCGGCGCGTTGCCGCTGGTGCTGGTCGTGCCAGTGGCGTGGCGGTGGTTGCCGGAGTCGGTGGACTTCCTCGCGGCGCGGGGCAGGCGAGCGGAAGCCGAGCGGGTCGCCGCGCAGTACGGAATCGCGGTGCCGGAGCCCGCAGCCGCCACCGCTGCCGGGCGTGAGCGCTTCCGAATTCTGTTGCGGCGCCCGTATCCGCGGCTGGTCGCCGCGTTCGCTGCGGCGAGTTTCCTCGGGCAGGTGGTCGTCTACGGCCTCAACACGTGGCTTCCGGAGATCATGCGCTCTGCGGGTTATCCGCTCGGTTCCTCCTTGCAGTTCCTCGTGGCGCTGAGCATCGGCGCCGTGGCCGGCGCGTTGGTGCTGTCCACTGTGGCTGATCGGCTCGGCGCCCGGATCGTGGTGATCGCGGCGTTCGGCGTAGCGGTGCTGGCACTGCTGATCCTGAGCACGAACCCGCCGACGGTGGTGCTGTACCTGGCGGTGGCGCTGGCCGGGGTCGGCTCGAACGGCACGCAGATCGTGCTCAACGGCTACATCGCGCAACGCTTCCCGGCCGGGGTCCGCGCAGGTGCGCTCGGCGGGATCCTGTCGGTCGGCCGGGTGGGCGCGATCCTCGGACCGATGCTCGGTGCCTTCGCGATCACCGCGGGCTTCGGGCTGCGCGGTGACTTCTACCTGTTCGTACTGCCCGCCGCGCTGGGCATGGCGGCGCTGTTGTGCACGCCACGCGAAGCCGCTCCGCAGCCATCGGACCGGCGGAGAAGCACGGGTAGAGCCCGATGA
- a CDS encoding SDR family NAD(P)-dependent oxidoreductase: MSGEPHRFDPQTAFDLTGKVALVTGGSRGLGRRMAEGLAAAGADVVIASRSRESCEQAAAEIEQATGRTALPAPAHVGRWDELESLVDTAYEHFGHVDVLVNNAGMSPLYDDLNSVSEELFDKVLGVNLKAPFRLATLVGTRMAAGSGGSIINISSAGAVHPRPGILPYAAAKAGLNAITTGFAHAFGPSVRCNAIMAGTFHTDVSSSWDPEAFARRAEGFALRRGGDPDEIVGTALYLAGAASSYTTGSVITVDGGQP; the protein is encoded by the coding sequence GTGTCGGGTGAACCGCACCGTTTCGACCCGCAGACCGCGTTCGACCTGACCGGAAAGGTCGCCCTGGTCACCGGTGGCAGCCGCGGGCTGGGCAGGCGGATGGCCGAGGGGCTCGCGGCCGCAGGCGCCGACGTCGTCATCGCCAGCCGCAGCCGGGAATCCTGCGAGCAGGCCGCCGCCGAGATCGAGCAGGCCACCGGGCGCACCGCGCTGCCCGCGCCCGCGCACGTCGGCCGCTGGGACGAGCTGGAGTCCCTTGTGGACACCGCCTACGAACACTTCGGGCACGTCGACGTGCTGGTGAACAACGCGGGGATGTCGCCGCTCTACGACGACCTGAACTCGGTCAGCGAGGAACTGTTCGACAAGGTTCTCGGGGTGAACCTGAAAGCCCCGTTCCGGTTGGCCACCCTGGTGGGCACCCGGATGGCCGCCGGGTCCGGGGGCAGCATCATCAACATCAGCAGTGCCGGAGCGGTGCACCCGCGGCCGGGCATCCTGCCGTACGCGGCGGCCAAGGCGGGGCTCAACGCCATCACCACCGGGTTCGCGCACGCCTTCGGCCCATCGGTGCGCTGCAACGCCATCATGGCGGGGACGTTCCACACCGATGTGAGCTCGTCCTGGGACCCGGAAGCGTTCGCGCGCCGCGCCGAGGGGTTCGCGCTGCGCCGAGGCGGTGACCCGGACGAAATCGTTGGCACGGCGCTGTACCTGGCCGGCGCGGCGTCCAGCTACACGACCGGGTCGGTGATCACAGTGGACGGTGGGCAGCCGTGA
- a CDS encoding acyl-CoA dehydrogenase family protein, whose translation MDFNTDEVHDDIRSAVRALCAKFSDDYWMEHDQSQEFPWEFYEAVVKGGWLGLTVPTEYGGGGLGVTEAAIVEQEIAASGAGMNGCSAVHIGVFGFEPIIRHGDEQLKQRFLPRLAEGDLHVSFAVTEPDAGTDTTNLSTFATKVDGGWSVSGKKVWITKAQEAERLILLARTTPRGEVTKKTDGLTLFFAPMDRNNVTVRKIPKLGRNAVDTNELFIDELFVPDEDVVGEVGKGFRAILAGLNAERVISANAALGIGRAALRRATEYATQREVFGRPIGRNQGIAFPLAEALMRLDAADLTCQKAAWLLDNGHTAGREANAAKYLAAEASFQAADAALSAHGGYGYSKEYHIERYFREARLMRIAPISQEMVLNYTAEHVLGLPRSY comes from the coding sequence ATGGACTTCAACACCGACGAGGTGCACGACGACATCCGATCGGCGGTTCGCGCGTTGTGCGCGAAATTCTCCGACGACTACTGGATGGAGCACGACCAGAGCCAGGAATTCCCGTGGGAATTCTACGAAGCCGTGGTCAAGGGCGGCTGGCTCGGGCTGACGGTGCCCACCGAGTACGGCGGCGGTGGGCTGGGCGTCACCGAGGCGGCGATCGTGGAACAGGAGATCGCCGCCTCCGGTGCGGGGATGAACGGTTGCAGCGCCGTGCACATCGGCGTGTTCGGCTTCGAGCCGATCATCCGTCACGGCGATGAGCAGCTCAAGCAGCGGTTCCTGCCGCGGCTGGCCGAAGGTGACCTGCACGTGTCGTTCGCGGTCACCGAGCCGGACGCCGGTACCGACACCACCAACCTCAGCACGTTCGCAACCAAAGTGGACGGTGGATGGTCGGTGTCCGGCAAGAAGGTCTGGATCACCAAGGCGCAGGAGGCCGAGCGGCTGATCCTGCTGGCCCGCACGACGCCGCGCGGCGAGGTGACGAAGAAGACCGACGGCCTCACGCTGTTCTTCGCGCCGATGGACCGCAACAACGTCACCGTGCGCAAGATCCCCAAGCTGGGCCGCAATGCCGTGGACACCAACGAGTTGTTCATCGACGAGTTGTTCGTCCCGGACGAGGACGTGGTCGGCGAGGTCGGCAAGGGCTTCCGCGCCATCCTGGCCGGGCTCAACGCGGAACGGGTGATCTCCGCGAACGCCGCGCTCGGCATCGGCCGCGCCGCGCTGCGCCGTGCCACCGAATACGCAACGCAGCGCGAGGTCTTCGGCCGTCCGATCGGCCGGAACCAGGGGATCGCGTTCCCGCTGGCGGAGGCGTTGATGCGGCTCGACGCAGCGGATCTGACCTGTCAGAAAGCCGCGTGGTTGCTGGACAACGGGCACACCGCGGGTCGCGAGGCCAACGCGGCGAAGTACTTGGCGGCCGAGGCGAGCTTCCAAGCCGCGGACGCGGCGTTGAGCGCGCACGGCGGCTACGGCTACAGCAAGGAGTACCACATCGAACGCTACTTCCGGGAGGCGCGACTGATGCGGATCGCGCCGATCAGCCAGGAAATGGTGCTCAACTACACCGCCGAGCACGTGCTCGGCCTGCCCAGGAGCTACTGA
- a CDS encoding MaoC family dehydratase → MRGLYFEEFEIGANFRHPFTRTITEMDNVMFTSLTMNLQPLHLDEEFAKRSVHGGRVLNSLFTLALIGSFHVPELTMGTTLGNLGYDKVKFPHPVFHGDTLRAETTILDKRESRSRGDSGIVWFEHRGYNQDDVLICECTRVGMMAKKPADDSAAPQGEPPADGAEEGAR, encoded by the coding sequence GTGCGCGGACTGTACTTCGAGGAGTTCGAGATCGGCGCGAACTTCCGCCACCCGTTCACCCGCACCATCACCGAGATGGACAACGTCATGTTCACCTCGCTGACGATGAACCTGCAGCCGCTGCACTTGGACGAGGAGTTCGCCAAGCGCAGCGTGCACGGCGGCCGCGTGCTCAACAGCCTGTTCACCCTCGCGCTGATCGGTTCGTTCCACGTGCCGGAGCTGACCATGGGCACCACGCTCGGGAACCTCGGCTACGACAAGGTGAAGTTCCCGCACCCGGTCTTCCACGGGGACACGCTGCGCGCCGAAACGACCATCCTGGACAAGCGGGAATCCCGCAGCCGCGGTGATTCCGGCATCGTCTGGTTCGAGCACCGCGGCTACAACCAGGACGACGTGCTGATCTGCGAATGCACCCGCGTCGGCATGATGGCCAAGAAGCCCGCGGACGATTCCGCGGCACCGCAAGGAGAACCGCCCGCCGACGGAGCCGAGGAAGGTGCGCGATGA
- a CDS encoding acyl-CoA dehydrogenase family protein — translation MTDEQHGVFELPRRHRELQAEAREFAASVRDIAARADESDDIDPEMRKRLADSGLASIVVPAEYGGRYEQVDSLAVTVVREAFAAESAHLDSMLGMQGIGSYAISAGGQDEVRRTWLPKVAALEVIAALALTEPDVGSDLRAISTTITEQGGELVLRGHKSFITNAGDADHYCVLGKEGEDYSLVLVPADAAGVSTEKPHQIIAPHVLGDVVLDDVRVPAANRLGERGRGFKLMLATLATFRVSVAGAAVGTARAALEEAVRHATGREQFGVSLARLGSVPESLATSWTDLEMARSLAYRAAAGAARDPLANLHLSSMAKVGATEACARIVDRSLQTMGRFGLVRGSTMERLYREARPMRIYEGSTEVILDSLAKQLTKDIGKIY, via the coding sequence GTGACCGACGAGCAGCACGGGGTCTTCGAGCTCCCCCGCAGGCACCGGGAACTGCAAGCCGAGGCGCGCGAGTTCGCGGCATCGGTGCGCGACATCGCCGCCCGCGCCGACGAATCCGACGACATCGACCCGGAGATGCGCAAGCGCCTCGCGGACAGCGGGCTCGCCTCGATCGTGGTCCCGGCCGAGTACGGCGGGCGCTACGAGCAGGTCGACTCGCTCGCGGTGACCGTCGTCCGCGAGGCGTTCGCCGCCGAGAGCGCGCACCTGGACTCGATGCTGGGCATGCAAGGGATCGGCAGCTACGCGATCAGCGCGGGCGGGCAGGACGAGGTGCGCCGGACCTGGCTGCCGAAGGTCGCCGCGCTCGAGGTGATCGCCGCGCTCGCGCTGACCGAGCCGGACGTCGGATCGGACCTGCGCGCGATCAGCACCACGATCACCGAGCAGGGCGGTGAGCTGGTGCTGCGCGGGCACAAGTCGTTCATCACCAACGCCGGGGACGCCGACCACTACTGCGTGCTGGGCAAGGAAGGCGAGGACTACTCGCTGGTGCTGGTGCCCGCGGACGCGGCGGGGGTGTCCACGGAGAAGCCGCATCAGATCATCGCGCCGCACGTGCTCGGCGACGTCGTGCTCGACGACGTGCGGGTCCCGGCGGCCAACCGGCTCGGCGAGCGCGGCCGCGGGTTCAAGCTGATGCTGGCGACGCTGGCCACGTTCCGCGTCTCGGTCGCCGGAGCCGCGGTGGGCACTGCGCGGGCCGCGCTGGAGGAGGCCGTGCGGCACGCGACCGGGCGCGAGCAGTTCGGCGTGTCCCTCGCCCGGCTCGGGTCGGTTCCGGAGTCGCTGGCGACTTCGTGGACGGACCTGGAGATGGCGCGCTCGCTGGCTTACCGCGCTGCGGCGGGCGCCGCCCGCGATCCGCTGGCGAACCTGCACCTGTCCTCGATGGCCAAAGTCGGCGCGACGGAGGCGTGCGCGCGGATCGTGGACCGCTCGCTGCAGACCATGGGCCGGTTCGGCCTGGTGCGCGGGTCCACGATGGAACGGCTCTACCGGGAGGCGCGACCGATGCGGATCTACGAAGGCTCCACCGAAGTGATCCTCGATTCCCTCGCGAAGCAACTGACCAAGGACATCGGCAAGATCTACTAA
- a CDS encoding ATP-dependent acyl-CoA ligase yields the protein MTRYYENTSFTFEEPENWTLDHVLRHYAASQPDATLLKTPAEGLQWTYAEMLGSAERIAGALVAEGGQYGDRVIIMAFNSSRFVRTWFGTALAGMAEVPINTSYEGEFLRHQVVTVGARWAVIDDVFAERWVAVAEHARGVEKFWVIDTGRGSEAVELLRSHGWQAEQWEALAEGPVLDLPTPKAQDLGAIFFTSGTTGPSKGVAMPHSHLYFFAQEVVNLTHLTNVDTYLTTTPLFHGNAQFMAVYPALVAGASAAVRPKFSASKWIDHIRESGATVTNFVGVMMDFAWKQPERPDDLDNPLRAVYAAPTASTIVEQFKRRYGVESFVDAFGLTETGAPILSPYGVDRPPGAAGLQAKGWFDIRLVDPETDREVPVGEVGELVVRPVRPWTCSMGYYGMPEKTLEAWRNLWFHTGDALKRDEQGWYYFVDRYKDALRRRGENISSYEVEQAILSHPAVAECAVIGVPADVEAGEDEVLAAIVASEPVDPAEVLQWCDGKLPPFVIPRFVRMLDALPKTPSEKVRKAVLREDGITADAFDRSGAPAR from the coding sequence ATGACCCGGTACTACGAGAACACCTCGTTCACCTTCGAGGAGCCGGAGAACTGGACGCTGGACCACGTCCTGCGGCACTACGCGGCTTCGCAGCCGGATGCGACGTTGCTGAAGACGCCCGCGGAAGGTCTGCAGTGGACATACGCCGAGATGCTCGGTTCGGCGGAGCGGATCGCGGGCGCGCTGGTCGCTGAAGGCGGGCAGTACGGCGACCGGGTCATCATCATGGCGTTCAACTCGTCCCGGTTCGTGCGCACCTGGTTCGGTACCGCGCTGGCCGGGATGGCCGAGGTCCCGATCAACACCTCCTACGAGGGCGAGTTCCTGCGCCACCAGGTCGTCACGGTCGGTGCCCGCTGGGCGGTGATCGACGACGTGTTCGCCGAACGCTGGGTGGCCGTCGCCGAACATGCGCGCGGAGTGGAGAAGTTCTGGGTCATCGACACCGGGCGCGGGTCCGAGGCCGTGGAGCTGCTGCGTTCCCACGGCTGGCAGGCCGAGCAGTGGGAAGCCTTGGCGGAAGGCCCGGTGCTGGACCTGCCGACGCCGAAGGCGCAGGACCTCGGCGCGATCTTCTTCACCTCCGGCACCACCGGCCCGTCCAAGGGCGTGGCGATGCCGCACTCGCACCTGTACTTCTTCGCCCAGGAGGTCGTGAACCTCACCCACCTGACCAATGTGGACACTTATCTGACGACCACGCCGCTGTTCCACGGCAACGCCCAATTCATGGCGGTGTATCCGGCGCTGGTGGCGGGCGCGAGCGCGGCGGTCCGGCCGAAGTTCAGCGCCAGCAAGTGGATCGACCACATCCGCGAGTCCGGGGCCACGGTGACGAACTTCGTCGGCGTGATGATGGACTTCGCCTGGAAGCAGCCCGAGCGGCCGGACGACCTGGACAACCCGCTGCGCGCGGTCTACGCCGCACCGACCGCGAGCACCATCGTCGAGCAGTTCAAGCGGCGCTACGGTGTCGAATCCTTTGTGGATGCTTTCGGGCTGACCGAGACCGGCGCACCGATACTGTCGCCCTACGGCGTGGATCGGCCACCGGGTGCGGCCGGGTTGCAGGCCAAGGGCTGGTTCGACATCCGCCTGGTGGATCCGGAGACCGATCGCGAAGTGCCGGTCGGCGAGGTCGGCGAACTGGTGGTGCGCCCGGTACGGCCGTGGACGTGCAGCATGGGCTACTACGGGATGCCGGAGAAGACGCTGGAAGCGTGGCGCAACCTCTGGTTCCACACCGGTGATGCGCTCAAGCGCGACGAGCAGGGCTGGTACTACTTCGTCGACCGCTACAAGGACGCGCTGCGCCGCCGCGGCGAGAACATCAGCTCCTACGAGGTGGAACAGGCCATCTTGAGCCATCCCGCGGTCGCGGAATGCGCGGTCATCGGTGTGCCCGCGGACGTGGAAGCCGGTGAGGACGAGGTGCTGGCCGCGATCGTCGCGTCCGAGCCGGTGGATCCCGCGGAAGTGCTCCAGTGGTGCGACGGCAAGCTCCCTCCCTTCGTCATACCCCGATTCGTGCGGATGCTCGACGCGCTGCCCAAGACGCCTTCCGAGAAGGTCCGCAAAGCGGTGCTGCGCGAGGACGGGATCACGGCCGACGCCTTCGACCGGTCCGGCGCACCGGCTCGCTGA
- a CDS encoding CoA ester lyase: MRPYRSVLFVPAHRPSWVDKAVASGADAVVLDLEDSVPAAEKAGARRAAAESIKRLRGEGVEIGLFVRVNPLETKLTGGDLEEVVVPGLTGVFAPKIEAAIDVLRYDALVDHFEVRNGVADLEYIVPVETVRAIHSCLDIATASPRVGAMIGPTAEHADIANAVGYEWTPEGLETLYLRSRVLLACREAGIHALTGLWEALSDLDGLREFARRGRQLGFRGMIAIHPSHVAPLHEVFTPSEQDIEFYRGLVAAYEQAAADGAGALRYRGVHIDKAHYDKAVDWLWRAESLLAGTGRQALRRGEE; the protein is encoded by the coding sequence ATGCGGCCGTACCGTTCCGTGCTGTTCGTGCCCGCTCACCGTCCGTCCTGGGTGGACAAAGCCGTGGCCAGCGGCGCCGACGCGGTGGTGCTGGACCTGGAGGATTCGGTGCCCGCGGCGGAGAAGGCCGGGGCCCGCCGCGCCGCGGCGGAGTCCATCAAGCGGCTGCGCGGCGAGGGCGTCGAGATCGGGCTGTTCGTCCGGGTCAACCCGCTGGAGACGAAGTTGACCGGCGGAGACCTCGAAGAAGTCGTGGTGCCCGGGTTGACCGGCGTGTTCGCCCCGAAGATCGAGGCGGCCATCGACGTGCTGCGCTACGACGCGCTCGTCGACCACTTCGAGGTCCGCAACGGCGTGGCGGACCTGGAGTACATCGTGCCGGTGGAGACGGTCCGCGCCATCCACTCCTGCCTGGACATCGCGACCGCGTCCCCGCGGGTGGGCGCGATGATCGGCCCGACCGCCGAGCACGCGGACATCGCCAACGCCGTCGGTTACGAGTGGACCCCGGAAGGGCTCGAGACGCTGTACCTGCGCTCCCGCGTGCTGCTCGCCTGTCGGGAGGCCGGAATCCACGCGTTGACCGGGCTCTGGGAAGCGCTGTCCGATCTGGACGGGCTTCGCGAGTTCGCGCGCCGCGGAAGGCAACTCGGATTCCGCGGAATGATCGCGATCCATCCGAGTCACGTCGCGCCGCTGCACGAGGTGTTCACACCGTCCGAACAGGACATCGAGTTCTACCGCGGACTGGTCGCCGCTTACGAGCAGGCCGCCGCGGACGGCGCGGGCGCCCTGCGCTACCGCGGCGTGCACATCGACAAGGCGCATTACGACAAAGCGGTGGACTGGCTTTGGCGTGCGGAATCGCTGCTGGCGGGCACCGGTCGGCAAGCGCTGCGGCGCGGGGAGGAGTGA
- a CDS encoding aldehyde dehydrogenase family protein has translation MTTTNTDSRPLRDFVPQVRTLTIANKPVQPAGESWEVRNPATEDVLATVGGAAPEQVDQAVTAAREAFGPWSSLTGVQRSAAMHRLADVFEAHRDELLASIVNEVGTPVSLAEGMQVALGISHLRWQAEAAKKDRTVHLGGFDQPVPTESDVTHFPVGVVAAITGYNYPLNLAIYKFGAALAAGCTVVLLPSPRTPLTTLLFGDLVREAELPAGVLNTVVGGTEAGQRLSAHRGVDKVSFTGSDAVGSKIMEQAARNLNGVTLELGGKSASIVLPGTEVESFATDMHLRWSRNGGQGCAALARLLVHEDLYDRFLAASADAFEQMVVGDPWDRETNIGPMIRPDHRDRVRGYVDDAVEAGGKKLLSVEKPLPDKGYFVNPVLLGELGHDARAVQEEIFGPVAVVVPFRDTEEAVRLANDTAYGLAANVWAADLDEGRHVAERLRAGTVWINGGGGMRPDAPFGGSGRSGVGRELGEWGIREYLEPRHIQWRL, from the coding sequence ATGACCACGACGAACACCGATTCCCGCCCATTGCGCGATTTCGTCCCGCAAGTACGTACGCTCACCATCGCCAACAAGCCCGTGCAGCCTGCCGGTGAGAGCTGGGAAGTCCGCAATCCGGCCACCGAGGACGTGCTGGCGACCGTGGGCGGCGCCGCACCGGAGCAGGTGGACCAAGCGGTGACGGCCGCGCGCGAAGCGTTCGGCCCCTGGTCGTCGCTGACCGGTGTGCAACGCAGCGCAGCCATGCACCGGCTGGCGGACGTTTTCGAAGCGCACCGGGACGAATTGCTCGCCTCGATCGTGAACGAGGTCGGCACGCCGGTGTCGTTGGCCGAAGGGATGCAGGTAGCCCTCGGGATCTCGCACCTGCGGTGGCAGGCCGAGGCGGCCAAGAAGGACCGCACGGTGCACCTCGGCGGGTTCGACCAGCCGGTGCCGACCGAAAGCGACGTGACGCACTTCCCGGTCGGCGTGGTCGCCGCCATCACGGGCTACAACTACCCGCTGAACCTGGCGATCTACAAGTTCGGGGCCGCGCTGGCCGCCGGGTGCACCGTCGTGCTGCTGCCGTCACCGCGGACTCCGCTGACCACGTTGCTGTTCGGCGACCTCGTCCGCGAAGCCGAGCTGCCCGCGGGCGTGCTCAACACCGTCGTCGGCGGAACCGAAGCGGGACAACGGCTTTCCGCGCACCGCGGGGTGGACAAGGTCTCGTTCACCGGTTCGGACGCGGTCGGCTCGAAGATCATGGAGCAGGCGGCCCGCAACCTCAACGGCGTCACCCTCGAACTCGGCGGCAAATCCGCCAGCATCGTGCTGCCGGGCACCGAGGTCGAGTCGTTCGCCACCGACATGCACCTGCGCTGGTCGCGCAACGGCGGTCAGGGCTGCGCGGCGCTGGCGAGGCTGCTGGTGCACGAGGATCTCTACGACCGGTTCCTGGCGGCCAGCGCGGACGCCTTCGAGCAGATGGTCGTCGGCGACCCGTGGGACCGGGAGACCAACATCGGGCCGATGATCCGGCCGGACCACCGGGACCGGGTGCGCGGCTACGTCGACGACGCGGTCGAGGCCGGTGGCAAGAAGCTGCTGTCGGTGGAAAAACCGTTGCCGGACAAGGGTTACTTCGTGAACCCGGTGCTGCTCGGCGAGCTGGGGCACGACGCCCGCGCCGTGCAGGAAGAGATCTTCGGCCCGGTCGCGGTCGTCGTGCCGTTCCGGGATACCGAGGAAGCGGTCCGGTTGGCGAACGACACCGCCTACGGGCTGGCCGCCAACGTGTGGGCCGCCGACCTCGACGAGGGGCGCCACGTTGCCGAGCGGCTGCGCGCGGGCACGGTGTGGATCAACGGCGGCGGCGGGATGCGCCCCGACGCCCCGTTCGGCGGGTCGGGCCGCTCCGGCGTCGGCCGCGAACTCGGCGAATGGGGAATCCGGGAATACCTGGAACCCCGGCACATCCAGTGGCGGCTTTAG
- a CDS encoding CaiB/BaiF CoA-transferase family protein, whose product MAGTTSASADTSGSAGASGAGPLAGVRVLELGTMYAAPTAGRMLRDFGADVVKVEDPVTGDYARQWVPQKDGLSLGFARLNAGKRSVGVDLRDPEGRALVRRLAAQSDVVVESFRPERLEKWGLGYERLAADNPALVLTRVSGFGQTGPYKSQPGFGTVAETASGFAQINGWPQLPPTSPPFGFADSIAGIAAAMGTAMALYRRERTGQGEVVDVALYEPLMFIIGDMLLKYTGLGEIQGRIGNGTGAASPRGIYEAADGKYLSIAASNQAIAERLFSAMGCPELIEHPHFATNAARLANNDEVQQRVRDWVGSLPRAKALALLEEHEVVNAPVNDAADIVADPHFLQRTLVGITGRDELAGSLMPGPILHLAGYDGPVYDGVPRIGEHTGAMLGERLGLAESELDELGGRGVIASGAR is encoded by the coding sequence ATGGCAGGGACGACATCGGCCTCGGCCGACACCTCCGGGTCTGCGGGTGCATCCGGTGCGGGACCGCTGGCGGGCGTGCGGGTGCTGGAGCTCGGCACGATGTACGCCGCGCCCACCGCGGGCCGGATGCTGCGCGACTTCGGCGCCGACGTGGTCAAGGTCGAGGACCCGGTCACCGGGGACTACGCCCGGCAGTGGGTGCCGCAGAAGGACGGCCTGTCGCTGGGTTTCGCCCGGCTCAACGCGGGAAAGCGCTCCGTCGGCGTGGATCTGCGCGACCCGGAGGGCCGCGCGCTGGTGCGCAGGCTGGCCGCGCAGTCCGATGTGGTCGTCGAGTCGTTCCGCCCGGAACGGCTGGAGAAGTGGGGTCTGGGTTACGAACGGCTGGCCGCGGACAACCCAGCTCTGGTCCTGACCCGGGTTTCCGGTTTCGGCCAGACCGGCCCGTACAAGTCGCAACCCGGCTTCGGCACCGTGGCCGAGACCGCCAGCGGCTTCGCCCAGATCAACGGCTGGCCGCAGTTGCCGCCGACCTCCCCGCCGTTCGGCTTCGCGGACTCCATCGCGGGCATCGCCGCCGCGATGGGCACCGCGATGGCGCTGTACCGGCGGGAACGCACCGGCCAGGGCGAAGTGGTCGACGTGGCGCTGTACGAACCGCTGATGTTCATCATCGGGGACATGCTGCTGAAGTACACCGGACTCGGCGAGATCCAGGGCCGCATCGGCAACGGCACCGGAGCCGCGTCGCCGCGCGGGATCTACGAGGCCGCCGACGGGAAGTACCTCTCGATCGCCGCGTCGAACCAGGCGATCGCGGAGCGGTTGTTCAGCGCGATGGGCTGCCCGGAGTTGATCGAGCACCCGCATTTCGCCACCAACGCGGCGCGGCTGGCCAACAACGACGAGGTCCAGCAACGGGTCCGGGACTGGGTCGGTTCGCTGCCGCGGGCGAAGGCGCTGGCGCTGCTGGAGGAGCACGAGGTGGTCAACGCCCCGGTCAACGACGCGGCCGACATCGTCGCGGACCCGCACTTCCTGCAGCGGACGCTGGTGGGCATCACCGGGCGGGACGAACTGGCCGGTTCCCTGATGCCCGGGCCGATCCTGCACCTGGCGGGCTACGACGGTCCGGTTTACGACGGTGTGCCGCGCATCGGCGAGCACACCGGCGCGATGCTGGGGGAGCGGCTCGGGCTGGCGGAGTCCGAATTGGACGAACTCGGCGGCCGGGGCGTGATCGCGTCCGGAGCGCGATGA